In Geobacillus kaustophilus, a genomic segment contains:
- a CDS encoding DUF2294 domain-containing protein, producing MSRKEAAFNDIVRKVRKQLFGKGPERIKTYFVDNLAITILHGNLTPTEKFIARTPEGRDMVHAARTKMIQDVYAQHVPDGMEELVGSKLLYLFSDIKVEEDMAVSVFVFEKPIEL from the coding sequence ATGTCAAGAAAAGAAGCCGCTTTCAACGATATTGTGCGCAAAGTGCGCAAACAGCTGTTTGGCAAAGGGCCGGAGCGAATCAAAACGTATTTTGTTGACAATTTGGCGATCACCATTTTGCACGGCAATTTGACGCCGACGGAAAAATTTATCGCCCGCACGCCGGAAGGGCGGGACATGGTGCATGCGGCGAGAACGAAAATGATTCAAGATGTATACGCCCAGCATGTGCCGGACGGCATGGAAGAGCTTGTCGGTTCGAAGCTTCTTTATTTGTTCAGTGATATTAAAGTGGAAGAGGATATGGCTGTTTCCGTTTTTGTATTTGAAAAACCGATTGAATTGTGA